A part of Myxococcus landrumus genomic DNA contains:
- a CDS encoding diguanylate cyclase — protein MSSTPYTLLVVDEEKSAMVRLTKALGTEGYCLRHEAPGPEVRRRASEVDLVLWSVGPHAELTRDWLDNLLGPEGSRRPALVVLAHRDARAVWLDALAQGAEVVFDPWDAEELRARVARSLKSRARLEQLAREVGELQRLSSTDGLTGVHNHRYFQERLREEFRRAQRYDDPLALILLDLDHFKQVNDRHGHTTGDGVLREVAAALQRSVRETDLVARYGGEEFAVLLPRTQLTGALTVAERVRRDLGTLRVGPDGVLNVTASLGVSSFPHRSVLSPEQLLLTADEALYRAKADGRDRICLHSQLPLLPTVSLPND, from the coding sequence GTGAGCTCGACGCCCTATACCCTGCTGGTGGTGGACGAAGAGAAGTCGGCGATGGTCCGGCTGACGAAGGCCCTGGGGACAGAGGGCTACTGTCTGCGCCACGAGGCCCCAGGCCCCGAGGTGCGCCGGAGGGCCTCCGAAGTGGACCTGGTGCTGTGGTCCGTGGGGCCTCATGCCGAGCTGACCCGGGATTGGCTCGACAACCTGCTGGGTCCGGAAGGGAGCAGGCGCCCGGCGTTGGTGGTGCTGGCCCACCGCGATGCCCGGGCTGTCTGGCTGGATGCCCTGGCGCAGGGGGCCGAGGTCGTCTTTGACCCATGGGATGCGGAAGAACTGCGGGCCCGGGTCGCTCGGAGCCTGAAATCCAGGGCCCGGTTGGAGCAGTTGGCCCGGGAGGTGGGGGAGCTCCAGCGGCTGTCCTCGACGGACGGACTCACGGGGGTGCACAACCACCGGTATTTCCAGGAGCGGCTGCGCGAGGAGTTCCGCCGGGCGCAGCGGTACGACGACCCGCTGGCGCTCATCCTCCTGGACCTGGACCACTTCAAGCAGGTGAATGACCGGCACGGCCACACCACGGGGGACGGGGTGCTGCGCGAGGTGGCCGCCGCCCTCCAGCGCAGCGTGCGCGAGACGGACCTGGTGGCGCGCTATGGCGGCGAGGAGTTCGCGGTGCTGCTGCCGCGCACCCAGCTGACGGGAGCCCTCACGGTGGCCGAGCGCGTGCGGCGAGACCTGGGCACCCTGCGAGTGGGGCCGGACGGCGTGCTGAACGTGACGGCCTCCCTGGGCGTCTCCAGCTTCCCGCACCGCAGCGTGCTCAGCCCCGAGCAGCTCCTGCTCACCGCCGACGAGGCCCTCTACCGGGCCAAGGCCGACGGGAGGGACCGCATCTGTCTCCACTCCCAACTGCCCCTGCTGCCGACTGTCTCCCTGCCCAACGATTGA
- a CDS encoding mannosyltransferase family protein yields the protein MARSASRTITLVVVVAVVLCGILAGIGARRIFHKNPQNPIVRIDEYVTMGWVAWDSSWYMKIVQEGYQYTPGQQSSVAFFPLYPLLIRAVETLGPNVYQAGVLITLLCGPLALILFTKWAKLLSDEDTALKAGLLMATYPFAMYLYGAMYSDALFILLVISAFLLLEKGHLAPAVLVAAVATAARPVAPAVVLGLLVRRLEWKHARGEKWNAMDFLPVLSGLGFGCYMLYLWHQFGDPFAFVKVQGAPGWDQQPGWHTWLKMRWFERVVLEPSNTREAVRLVIHAFFTFLALALVWPTRKRLGWGYAVYVLAIVGLPAWSTKDFMGMGRYLLSSFPVFLTAALMLKERPKLLRGVVAFGAASVLFLSWAFGSDHYIS from the coding sequence ATGGCTCGCTCCGCGTCCCGCACCATCACTCTCGTCGTGGTCGTCGCCGTCGTGCTCTGCGGCATCCTCGCGGGCATTGGCGCCCGGCGCATCTTCCACAAGAACCCGCAGAACCCCATCGTCCGCATCGACGAGTACGTCACCATGGGATGGGTGGCGTGGGATTCCAGCTGGTACATGAAGATTGTGCAGGAGGGGTACCAGTACACGCCGGGGCAGCAGAGCTCGGTGGCGTTCTTCCCGCTCTATCCGCTGCTCATCCGCGCCGTGGAGACGCTGGGGCCCAATGTCTATCAGGCGGGGGTGCTCATCACGCTCCTGTGCGGACCCCTGGCGCTCATCCTGTTCACGAAGTGGGCGAAGCTGTTGTCCGACGAGGACACCGCGCTCAAGGCCGGGCTGTTGATGGCCACCTACCCCTTCGCGATGTACCTCTACGGCGCCATGTATTCGGATGCGCTGTTCATCCTGCTGGTGATTTCGGCGTTCCTGCTGCTGGAGAAGGGACACCTGGCCCCGGCCGTGCTGGTGGCGGCGGTGGCCACGGCCGCGCGCCCGGTGGCGCCCGCGGTGGTGTTGGGGCTCCTGGTGCGTCGGCTGGAGTGGAAGCACGCGCGAGGCGAGAAGTGGAACGCGATGGACTTCCTGCCCGTGCTCTCCGGGCTGGGCTTCGGTTGCTACATGCTCTACCTGTGGCACCAGTTCGGTGACCCGTTCGCCTTCGTGAAGGTGCAGGGCGCTCCGGGGTGGGACCAGCAGCCGGGCTGGCACACGTGGCTCAAGATGCGGTGGTTCGAGCGGGTGGTGTTGGAGCCGTCGAACACGCGCGAGGCGGTCCGGCTGGTGATTCACGCGTTCTTCACCTTCCTGGCGCTGGCCCTCGTGTGGCCCACGCGCAAGCGCCTGGGGTGGGGCTATGCCGTCTACGTGCTGGCCATCGTCGGCCTTCCCGCGTGGTCCACGAAGGACTTCATGGGCATGGGGCGCTACCTGCTGTCCTCGTTCCCCGTCTTCCTCACCGCGGCGCTGATGTTGAAGGAGCGCCCCAAGCTGCTTCGCGGCGTGGTGGCGTTCGGCGCGGCGTCGGTGCTCTTCCTGTCCTGGGCCTTTGGCTCGGACCACTACATCTCATGA
- a CDS encoding response regulator yields MGPLAAHRPEADTAPRGRLLLVDDEENILKSIRRVLRRGDWDIETATDAEQALRTVEAFRPEVVISDFRMPGMNGVEFLTRVKQQEPRAQRIMLTGQADQQAIEEAINRSEIFRFISKPWNDSHLVLTVKSAFEQYALQAENERLYRVTQAQNAELKLLNADLEERVAQRTRMLSQAKREWELSFDCMETPLCVVRGRDFAVRRANLAYAHVAGRSIEQIPSDVACYRYLFDRDEPCVGCPLPAAMESGKGARGEVQQGGRTYVVAAYPMTGDERVVCTYRDVTEEQAMTRRLIETEKMAAVGQLAGGVAHEINNPLGGILAFAQLMSRDAGRSEADLESLGLIEESALRCKRIVESLLKFSRHSRVEDRRLFDLSRCVEDAAVLFRAQLKATPRVELSLGLKDGLPKVYGDPGTLAQVVLNLLQNGLQALPNKEGRLKLETGREGDRSFFAVSDTGCGIEERYLPRIFEPSFTTKPPGEGTGLGLSIAYRIVQDHGGSFHVDTQVGAGSRFTVFLPIPLQLERLP; encoded by the coding sequence ATGGGTCCCCTCGCCGCACATCGTCCCGAAGCAGACACCGCGCCGCGGGGAAGGCTGCTGCTCGTGGACGACGAGGAGAACATCCTCAAGTCCATCCGCCGGGTGCTCCGGCGCGGCGACTGGGACATCGAGACGGCGACGGACGCGGAGCAGGCGCTCAGGACGGTGGAGGCCTTCCGCCCCGAGGTCGTCATCTCCGACTTCCGCATGCCAGGGATGAACGGGGTGGAGTTCCTCACCCGGGTGAAGCAGCAGGAGCCGCGCGCCCAGCGCATCATGCTCACGGGGCAGGCGGACCAGCAGGCCATCGAAGAGGCCATCAACCGCTCGGAAATCTTCCGCTTCATCTCCAAGCCCTGGAACGACAGCCACCTGGTGTTGACGGTGAAGAGCGCGTTCGAGCAGTACGCGCTGCAGGCGGAGAACGAGCGGCTGTACCGGGTGACGCAGGCGCAGAACGCGGAGCTCAAGCTGCTCAACGCGGACCTGGAGGAGCGCGTCGCGCAGCGCACGCGGATGCTCAGCCAGGCCAAGCGCGAGTGGGAGCTGTCCTTCGACTGCATGGAGACGCCGCTGTGCGTGGTGCGCGGGCGGGACTTCGCGGTGCGGCGGGCGAACCTGGCGTACGCGCACGTGGCCGGGCGCTCCATCGAGCAGATTCCTTCGGATGTGGCGTGTTACCGCTACCTCTTCGACCGCGACGAGCCGTGTGTGGGCTGTCCGCTGCCGGCGGCGATGGAGAGTGGCAAGGGCGCGCGGGGTGAGGTGCAGCAGGGGGGAAGGACGTACGTGGTGGCGGCGTACCCCATGACGGGGGACGAGCGCGTGGTGTGCACCTATCGCGACGTCACCGAGGAGCAGGCGATGACGCGCCGGCTCATCGAGACGGAGAAGATGGCGGCGGTGGGGCAGTTGGCGGGGGGGGTGGCGCATGAAATCAACAATCCGCTGGGGGGCATCCTGGCCTTCGCCCAGCTCATGTCGCGCGATGCGGGCCGCAGCGAGGCGGACCTGGAGTCGCTGGGGCTGATTGAGGAGAGCGCGCTGCGCTGCAAGCGCATCGTGGAGAGCCTCTTGAAGTTCAGCCGGCACAGCCGCGTGGAGGACCGGCGGCTGTTCGACTTGTCCCGCTGCGTGGAGGACGCCGCCGTGCTCTTCCGCGCGCAGCTCAAGGCGACGCCTCGTGTGGAGTTGTCACTGGGTTTGAAGGACGGCCTCCCCAAGGTGTACGGGGACCCGGGCACGCTCGCGCAGGTGGTGCTCAACCTGCTGCAGAACGGGCTTCAGGCGCTGCCGAACAAGGAAGGTCGGCTGAAGCTGGAGACGGGCCGCGAGGGAGACCGCTCCTTCTTCGCCGTGTCCGACACCGGCTGCGGAATCGAAGAGCGGTACCTGCCGCGCATCTTCGAGCCCTCCTTCACCACCAAACCCCCCGGTGAGGGCACCGGGTTGGGGCTGTCCATCGCGTACCGCATCGTTCAGGACCACGGGGGCAGCTTCCACGTCGACACCCAGGTGGGCGCCGGCTCCCGTTTCACCGTCTTCCTGCCCATTCCCCTGCAGCTCGAGAGGTTGCCGTGA
- the fadJ gene encoding fatty acid oxidation complex subunit alpha FadJ, with translation MAIKLEELEAKQGFSLQVEDGVAVITFDLPDSAVNTLSPEVATAFTRLLEEVEREPSVKAVVFLSGKKDTFVAGAKLDLFQEVKTAEEAAAISRQGQESFDRLEAFPKPIIAAIHGACLGGGMEWALACHYRIATDSPKTTLGLPEVQLGLIPGAGGTQRLPALIGAQAALDFILAGKSVKPSKARKLGIVDEVVPTPILRAVALQRARELAEGSLKPERTRGQGLTAGGPKGLAGFFQGLANKELWAEVALEDNPLGRKLLFDQARKQLLKKTRGKYPAPEKALQVIRVGLESGRKAGLEAEARAFGELVMSDVSKRLVEIFFATTALKKENGTADASVKPREVKKVGVLGGGLMGGGIAYVAGVLQGAQVRVKDKDDAGAGRALKQVQGILEERVKRRSLTWREAAAKQAHITAGTDYSGFKSADLVIEAVFEDLKLKHRILAEVEAVTRPDAIFASNTSSIPITELAKGSQRPAQVIGMHYFSPVNKMPLLEVITHAGTADWVTATCVDVGRRQGKTVIVVNDGPGFYTSRILAPYLNEAAYLLGEGADIAALDKALVEFGFPVGPMTLLDEVGIDVAHKVGPLMEAAFGKRMAAPKSLDAVVAEGRLGRKSQKGFYLYENGKKREVDPSVYSLLPHGKERKRFDAEEMAERLVLQMVNEAIRCLGEGILRSARDGDVGAIFGLGFPPFLGGPFHFADSVGASELLRKLEHYQDKLGERFTPAPLLEEHVKAGKTFHPR, from the coding sequence ATGGCCATCAAGCTTGAAGAGCTCGAGGCGAAGCAGGGCTTCTCCCTCCAGGTGGAGGACGGTGTCGCCGTCATCACCTTCGACCTGCCGGACTCGGCCGTCAACACGCTGTCCCCGGAGGTCGCCACCGCCTTCACGCGGTTGTTGGAGGAGGTCGAGCGCGAGCCCTCGGTGAAGGCCGTGGTCTTCCTCTCCGGCAAGAAGGACACCTTCGTGGCCGGGGCGAAGCTGGACCTCTTCCAGGAGGTCAAGACGGCGGAGGAGGCCGCCGCCATCAGCCGGCAAGGGCAGGAGAGCTTCGACCGGCTGGAGGCCTTCCCCAAGCCCATCATCGCGGCCATCCATGGCGCGTGCCTGGGGGGCGGAATGGAGTGGGCGCTGGCCTGCCACTACCGCATCGCCACGGACAGCCCCAAGACGACGCTCGGGTTGCCGGAGGTTCAGCTGGGCCTGATTCCCGGCGCGGGAGGAACGCAGCGGCTGCCCGCGCTCATCGGCGCGCAGGCGGCGCTGGACTTCATCCTCGCGGGCAAGAGCGTCAAGCCGTCCAAGGCGCGCAAGCTGGGCATCGTCGACGAGGTGGTGCCCACGCCCATCCTTCGCGCCGTGGCGCTCCAGCGCGCGAGGGAGCTGGCGGAGGGCTCGCTCAAGCCAGAACGGACCCGAGGACAGGGGCTCACCGCGGGAGGGCCGAAGGGCCTCGCGGGCTTCTTCCAGGGCCTGGCGAACAAGGAGCTGTGGGCGGAGGTGGCGCTGGAGGACAACCCGCTGGGCCGCAAGCTCCTCTTCGATCAGGCGCGCAAGCAGCTCCTGAAGAAGACGCGCGGCAAGTACCCCGCGCCGGAGAAGGCGCTCCAGGTGATTCGCGTGGGGCTCGAGTCCGGGCGCAAGGCGGGGCTGGAGGCCGAGGCCCGCGCGTTCGGCGAGCTGGTGATGTCGGACGTCTCCAAGCGCCTGGTGGAGATCTTCTTCGCGACGACGGCGCTGAAGAAGGAGAACGGCACCGCCGACGCCAGCGTGAAGCCGCGCGAGGTGAAGAAGGTGGGCGTGCTGGGCGGCGGGCTGATGGGCGGAGGCATCGCCTACGTCGCCGGCGTGCTCCAGGGCGCGCAGGTGCGGGTGAAGGACAAGGACGATGCGGGCGCCGGCCGCGCGCTGAAGCAGGTGCAGGGCATCCTGGAGGAGCGGGTGAAGCGCCGCTCACTCACCTGGCGAGAGGCCGCCGCGAAGCAGGCGCACATCACCGCGGGCACCGACTACAGCGGCTTCAAGTCCGCGGACCTGGTCATCGAGGCGGTGTTCGAGGATTTGAAGCTCAAGCACCGCATCCTCGCGGAGGTGGAGGCCGTCACCCGGCCCGACGCCATCTTCGCGTCCAACACCTCCAGCATCCCGATTACGGAACTGGCCAAGGGCAGCCAGCGGCCCGCGCAGGTCATCGGCATGCATTACTTCAGCCCCGTCAACAAGATGCCGCTCCTGGAGGTCATCACCCATGCGGGCACCGCGGACTGGGTGACGGCCACGTGTGTGGACGTGGGGCGCAGGCAGGGCAAGACGGTCATCGTCGTGAATGACGGCCCGGGCTTCTACACCTCGCGCATCCTCGCGCCGTACCTGAACGAGGCCGCGTATCTGCTGGGCGAGGGCGCCGACATCGCCGCGCTGGACAAGGCGCTGGTGGAGTTCGGCTTCCCCGTGGGGCCCATGACGCTGCTCGACGAGGTGGGCATCGACGTGGCGCACAAGGTGGGGCCGCTCATGGAGGCCGCCTTCGGCAAGCGCATGGCGGCGCCCAAGTCCCTCGACGCCGTGGTGGCGGAGGGCCGCTTGGGACGCAAGAGCCAGAAGGGCTTCTACCTCTACGAGAACGGCAAGAAGCGGGAGGTGGACCCGTCCGTCTACTCGCTGTTGCCGCACGGCAAGGAGCGCAAGCGCTTCGATGCGGAGGAGATGGCGGAGCGGTTGGTGCTCCAGATGGTGAACGAGGCCATCCGCTGCCTGGGAGAAGGCATCCTGCGCAGCGCGCGTGACGGCGACGTGGGCGCCATCTTCGGCCTGGGCTTCCCGCCGTTCCTGGGCGGCCCGTTCCACTTCGCCGACAGCGTGGGCGCCAGCGAGCTGCTGCGCAAGCTGGAGCACTATCAGGACAAGCTGGGTGAGCGCTTCACGCCCGCTCCGCTGCTGGAGGAGCACGTGAAGGCGGGCAAGACGTTCCATCCCCGCTGA
- a CDS encoding ChbG/HpnK family deacetylase, translated as MASRPTRLVVNADDLGLHASLDAGILRAHREGIVTSATLLAMGPTAGEAAARARAQGLAVGLHLALSTRLSPAAHAVPTVAPEGRLRGSWADFAKAWLTGKVRREEVARELDAQLQRARALGVEVDHLDGHQHLHLLPGIRPLVESMAARERLPLRWPDALPRVGWLRTPGPALKTTILTVLARTAPRAPNGVRRVSAGGVFEAGKLDETALLSALDALPSGDFELGCHPGEGAPHVPEDPAWIYGWQAELDALTSPRVRARLQERGVQLHSYATLASAT; from the coding sequence GTGGCTTCACGCCCCACGCGCCTCGTTGTGAACGCGGATGACCTGGGGCTGCACGCGTCGCTCGACGCGGGCATCCTCAGGGCCCACCGCGAGGGAATCGTCACCAGCGCCACGCTGCTCGCCATGGGGCCCACGGCCGGCGAGGCCGCCGCACGCGCGCGCGCGCAAGGGCTCGCGGTGGGACTGCACCTCGCGCTGTCCACCCGCCTGTCTCCCGCCGCGCACGCCGTCCCCACGGTGGCGCCGGAGGGAAGGCTGCGAGGGAGCTGGGCGGACTTCGCGAAGGCCTGGCTGACGGGCAAGGTGCGGCGCGAGGAAGTGGCCCGGGAACTGGACGCGCAGCTCCAGCGAGCGCGCGCCCTGGGCGTGGAGGTGGACCACCTGGATGGCCACCAGCACCTGCACCTCTTGCCGGGCATCCGGCCGCTGGTGGAGTCGATGGCCGCGCGGGAGCGGCTGCCCTTGCGCTGGCCGGACGCCCTGCCCCGCGTGGGCTGGCTGCGGACACCCGGGCCCGCGCTGAAGACGACGATTCTCACGGTGCTCGCACGCACCGCGCCTCGTGCCCCCAACGGCGTTCGGCGCGTGAGCGCGGGCGGCGTGTTCGAGGCGGGGAAGCTCGACGAGACAGCGCTCCTGTCTGCCCTGGACGCGCTCCCCTCGGGGGACTTCGAGCTGGGCTGCCACCCGGGTGAAGGCGCGCCGCACGTGCCGGAGGACCCGGCCTGGATCTATGGATGGCAGGCGGAACTGGACGCGCTCACCAGCCCCCGCGTGAGGGCCCGGCTGCAAGAGCGCGGCGTCCAGCTTCACTCCTACGCGACGCTCGCCTCCGCCACGTAG
- the fadI gene encoding acetyl-CoA C-acyltransferase FadI encodes MASEKRSGPRRVAIVRGLRTPFVKAGTVFSGLTALDLGRMVVQELVQRADLDPAVIDQVVFGQVIPTLTGPSIAREVVIAAGLPMRIEAATVTRACATSIQAMTTAANSIAVGEVEVAIAGGTEAMSDPPVFTSRPLAHALAAASKGRSLTEKLKPFQRLKAQDLMPVPPAIAEYSTGLSMGESAEKMAKENGISREEQDRIALASHRNAAAAWKDGRFDDEVMHVSVPPKYEQTATRDNIVREDSSLEALGKLKPVFDRKYGTVTAGNASPLTDGAAALLLMSEERARALGYEPLGYLRSHAYAATDPGDQLLQGPVYAVPTALKRAGLKLADIDLVEMHEAFAAQVASNLQALASKSFAKKAGWSEPVGEVDRERLNVTGGSIAIGHPFGATGARIVTQALNELKRRNKNTVMCTVCAAGGLGAVVVLERA; translated from the coding sequence ATGGCAAGCGAGAAGCGCAGCGGCCCCCGAAGGGTGGCCATCGTCCGCGGCCTGCGGACCCCGTTCGTGAAGGCGGGGACCGTCTTCTCCGGGCTCACCGCGCTGGACCTGGGACGCATGGTGGTCCAGGAGCTGGTGCAGCGCGCGGACCTGGACCCGGCCGTCATCGACCAGGTGGTCTTCGGGCAGGTGATTCCGACGCTGACTGGGCCGTCCATCGCGCGCGAGGTGGTCATCGCCGCGGGGCTGCCCATGCGCATCGAGGCGGCGACGGTGACGCGCGCCTGCGCCACGTCGATTCAAGCGATGACGACGGCGGCCAACTCGATTGCCGTGGGCGAGGTGGAAGTGGCCATCGCCGGTGGCACCGAGGCGATGTCGGACCCGCCGGTGTTCACCAGCCGTCCCCTGGCGCACGCGCTGGCGGCGGCCTCGAAGGGGCGCTCGCTGACGGAGAAGCTCAAGCCCTTCCAGCGGCTCAAGGCCCAGGACCTGATGCCGGTGCCGCCCGCCATCGCGGAGTACTCCACGGGCCTGTCGATGGGCGAGAGCGCGGAGAAGATGGCCAAGGAGAACGGCATCTCCCGCGAGGAGCAGGACCGCATCGCGCTGGCGTCGCATCGCAACGCGGCGGCGGCGTGGAAGGACGGCCGCTTCGATGACGAGGTGATGCACGTCTCCGTCCCGCCGAAGTACGAGCAGACGGCCACGCGCGACAACATCGTCCGTGAAGACTCCAGCCTGGAGGCGTTGGGCAAGCTCAAGCCGGTGTTCGACCGCAAGTACGGCACCGTCACCGCGGGCAACGCGTCGCCCCTCACCGATGGCGCCGCGGCGCTGCTGTTGATGAGCGAGGAGCGCGCGCGGGCGCTGGGGTACGAGCCGCTGGGCTACCTGCGCTCGCACGCGTACGCGGCCACGGACCCGGGGGACCAGTTGCTCCAGGGGCCGGTGTACGCGGTGCCCACGGCGCTCAAGCGCGCGGGGCTGAAGCTGGCGGACATCGACCTGGTGGAGATGCATGAGGCGTTCGCCGCGCAGGTGGCGAGCAACCTCCAGGCGCTCGCGTCCAAGTCCTTCGCGAAGAAGGCGGGCTGGAGCGAGCCGGTGGGCGAGGTGGACCGCGAGCGGTTGAACGTGACGGGAGGCTCCATCGCCATCGGCCATCCCTTCGGGGCCACGGGGGCGCGCATCGTCACGCAGGCGCTCAACGAGCTGAAGCGTCGGAACAAGAACACGGTGATGTGCACCGTCTGCGCCGCCGGCGGCCTGGGCGCCGTGGTGGTCCTGGAGCGTGCGTGA
- a CDS encoding glycosyltransferase family 2 protein: MAKYPSISLFLPAWNEEDYVERAVSRALEVLPQLTDDFEIIVVNDASTDRTQELAEAMARRIPQLRVITHPVNLKLGGAMRTGLSASTKDIIVYSDIDLPWDLRELERALHLLEYLEGDMICAFRFDRTSEGSKRIVYSFVYNLLIRALFDVQIKDINFSFKVMHRRVLESMELKSQGSFIDAELVVKAIRKGFRVFQMGVDYFPRTRGVSTLASPSVIVKMVKELVRLYPETRTPSAPAQPVRLPPSVQPLHSVAQAGRAARG; the protein is encoded by the coding sequence GTGGCCAAGTACCCCAGCATCAGTCTCTTCCTGCCTGCGTGGAATGAGGAAGACTACGTCGAGCGCGCAGTGAGCCGAGCGTTGGAGGTGCTGCCCCAGCTCACGGACGACTTCGAAATCATCGTCGTCAACGACGCGTCCACGGACCGCACCCAGGAGCTGGCGGAAGCCATGGCGCGGCGCATTCCCCAACTGCGTGTCATCACCCATCCGGTGAATCTGAAGCTGGGCGGGGCGATGCGCACGGGCCTCTCCGCGTCGACGAAGGACATCATCGTCTACTCGGACATCGACCTGCCGTGGGACCTGCGGGAGCTGGAGCGCGCACTGCACCTGCTGGAGTACCTGGAGGGCGACATGATTTGCGCCTTCCGGTTCGACCGCACGAGCGAGGGCTCCAAGCGAATCGTCTATTCGTTCGTCTACAACCTGCTCATCCGCGCGCTCTTCGATGTGCAGATCAAGGACATCAACTTCAGCTTCAAGGTGATGCACCGCCGCGTGCTCGAGTCGATGGAGCTCAAGAGCCAGGGCTCGTTCATCGACGCGGAGCTGGTGGTGAAGGCCATCCGCAAGGGCTTCCGCGTGTTCCAGATGGGCGTGGACTACTTCCCGCGCACGCGCGGCGTCTCCACGCTGGCCTCGCCCTCCGTCATCGTGAAGATGGTGAAGGAGCTGGTGCGGCTGTACCCGGAGACGCGCACGCCGTCGGCGCCCGCGCAGCCGGTGCGCCTGCCTCCGTCGGTGCAGCCGCTGCACTCGGTGGCGCAGGCGGGCCGGGCGGCTCGGGGCTGA
- a CDS encoding class I SAM-dependent methyltransferase, with protein sequence MTTLLEQALALYTGLPAAERFHVHARASSAPLLSVVERMPGGTVADIGCGHGLLSALLSLSDPARTVHAVDPDPRKVEWARRSLGGLAQVKLAEGTVEDALAPRLPGACDAAVVCDVLYLLPEAKWPGFLRTVHGLLKPGGRFLLKEVEGDGSWKHRKALAQEWVMVSLLGRTKASGGMVLKPRAEMTALLAEAGFSVREVVDLGRGYTTPHVLYVAEASVA encoded by the coding sequence ATGACCACGCTCCTGGAGCAGGCCCTCGCGCTGTACACGGGACTCCCCGCCGCCGAGCGCTTCCACGTCCATGCACGGGCGTCCTCGGCGCCGCTGCTCTCCGTCGTGGAGCGGATGCCCGGTGGCACCGTGGCGGACATCGGCTGTGGCCATGGCCTGCTCTCCGCGCTGCTGTCGCTTTCGGACCCCGCGCGCACGGTGCACGCCGTGGACCCGGACCCTCGCAAGGTGGAGTGGGCGCGCAGGTCGCTCGGTGGGCTGGCCCAGGTGAAGCTCGCGGAGGGCACGGTGGAGGACGCGCTCGCGCCACGGTTGCCGGGGGCCTGTGACGCGGCCGTGGTGTGTGACGTGCTCTACCTGCTGCCCGAGGCGAAGTGGCCCGGCTTCCTGCGCACGGTGCATGGGCTGCTCAAGCCCGGCGGGCGCTTCCTGCTGAAGGAAGTGGAGGGAGACGGCTCCTGGAAGCACCGCAAGGCGCTGGCGCAGGAGTGGGTGATGGTGTCGCTCCTGGGGCGCACGAAGGCCAGCGGCGGCATGGTGCTCAAGCCTCGCGCGGAGATGACGGCCCTGCTGGCGGAGGCGGGCTTCTCGGTGCGCGAGGTGGTGGACCTGGGACGCGGCTACACCACGCCCCACGTGCTCTACGTGGCGGAGGCGAGCGTCGCGTAG